One Castanea sativa cultivar Marrone di Chiusa Pesio chromosome 4, ASM4071231v1 DNA window includes the following coding sequences:
- the LOC142632519 gene encoding uncharacterized protein LOC142632519, which produces MDEPKEDETRLIVVKQKKEPTYCITIEEDEEKNGKNEWYIDILQYLKNGTYPSSVDKNDQLTIRRLSTNYIICGERLYRRSYAGIYLLCVTVKEVQQIIEEVHESSYGPHMNAHMLLRKIMRQGYYWTTMEVDCSAHVRKCHQCEVHGGLKHMPPMPLHTMTSLWPFSTWGIDIIGKIHLTAFNDHEFILVAIDYFTKWVEAASHKKSTKNYKDWHLQLPYALWGYRTSIRSSTGATPYSLVYGMEVVLPIEMGVCTLRTVLESEIPEADWLQSRYDQLCMLDEKRLKTLYDIQGYQRRLRKAFDKKVRPRDLKLGDLVLKKIQAPVQDANRKFKQNWADPYIIKQIYSREAVRLMDLYANFFTEPTNMDQLKKYHV; this is translated from the exons ATGGATGAGCCTAAAGAAGATGAAACAAGACTGATAGTGgtgaaacaaaaaaaggaaccaACTTATTGCATAacaatagaagaagatgaagaaaagaatggGAAAAATGAATGGTATATAGACATCTTACAATACCTCAAGAATGGGACATACCCATCATCTGTAGACAAGAATGACCAATTGACCATCCGAAGGTTGTCcactaattacattatttgtggTGAAAGGCTTTATAGAAGATCATATGCTGGAATTTATCTCCTTTGTGTAACCGTTAAGGAGGTACAACAAATAATTGAAGAAGTTCATGAATCAAGCTATGGGCCACATATGAATGCACACATGCTATTAAGGAAGATAATGAGACAAGGCTATTACTGGACCACCATGGAAGTTGATTGTTCGGCTCATGTTCGAAAATGCCATCAATGCGAAGTTCACGGAGGTTTGAAGCACATGCCACCAATGCCATTGCATACCATGACATCACTTTGGCCGTTTTCTACTTGGGGGATAGACATCATTGGAAAAATTCACCTAACTGCATTCAATGACCATGAATTCATACTTGTAGCCattgattatttcactaaatgggtagaagctgccTCACACAAG AAGAGCACAAAGAATTACAAGGACTGGCACCTGCAATTGCCCTATGCACTTTGGGGGTATAGAACATCAATTCGATCCTCTACTGGAGCCACTCCTTATTCATTGGTGTATGGGATGGAAGTAGTCCTCCCCATTGAAATGGGTGTCTGTACATTAAGGACAGTATTGGAAAGTGAAATCCCCGAAGCAGATTGGTTGCAAAGCAGATATGACCAATTATGCATGCTGGATGAGAAAAGACTCAAAACCCTGTATGACATTCAGGGATACCAAAGGAGGCTTAGGAAAGCTTTTGACAAAAAAGTAAGACCAAGAGATTTGAAATTAGGGGATTTAGTgttgaaaaaaattcaagcccCAGTTCAAGATGCAAACAGGAAGTTTAAGCAAAATTGGGCAG